From a region of the Arachis ipaensis cultivar K30076 chromosome B09, Araip1.1, whole genome shotgun sequence genome:
- the LOC107617050 gene encoding phospholipase A(1) DAD1, chloroplastic-like, with protein sequence MQQVPNKLQREDKKQDLIIIMRLALTIRASSSSFSISNPIITLSQDESNTPTLPFNHCTTHSWSQLKPTSSANYMSPKLGPKWKQYQGINHWQDLLDPLDDNLRWEILRYGHFVDAAYRSFDFDPSSPTYATCRHPKSSLLNRCGIASSGYKLTKNLRATCGIHVPTWADKISSWACSRSSWIGYIAVCEHKKEIIRLGRRDVVIAFRGTATCLEWLENLRATLTNLADQVDGKDDIGPMVQKGFLSLYTSKTSKQASLQEMVREEIGRVIKSYGNEPLSLTLTGHSLGAALAILSAYDITTTFENPPMVTVVSFGGPRVGNRRFRRILEQNGIKILRIVNPDDVFTRVPGFAVSKDNDVADNEDVHVARLLGWLHRRVEDMQLVYADVGQELRLSSKDLPYLKQGDVATCHDLKTYLHLVKSFVSSSCGPCTQKTINDMWPKAWL encoded by the coding sequence ATGCAGCAAGTACCTAATAAACTGCAAAGAGAGGACAAGAAGCAAGATCTCATCATAATAATGAGGCTTGCTCTTACTATAAGAGCATCATCCTCTTCTTTTTCCATATCCAACCCCATTATCACTTTGTCACAAGATGAATCAAACACACCAACGTTACCTTTCAACCATTGTACCACACACTCATGGTCTCAACTTAAACCTACCTCATCAGCCAACTACATGTCCCCAAAACTTGGTCCCAAATGGAAGCAATACCAAGGAATCAACCACTGGCAAGACTTGCTTGATCCCCTTGATGATAACCTACGTTGGGAAATATTAAGATATGGACACTTTGTAGATGCAGCCTATCGTTCTTTTGACTTTGACCCTTCTTCTCCGACTTATGCCACGTGTCGTCATCCCAAAAGCTCGCTCTTAAATCGATGTGGAATTGCGAGCTCAGGATACAAATTAACTAAGAATTTACGCGCCACGTGTGGGATTCACGTGCCAACATGGGCAGATAAAATATCTAGTTGGGCATGTAGCCGGTCTAGTTGGATCGGTTACATAGCCGTATGTGAACACAAAAAGGAAATTATCCGGCTCGGCCGACGTGACGTGGTGATCGCATTTCGAGGAACGGCTACGTGCTTGGAGTGGCTGGAAAACCTACGTGCAACGTTAACTAACTTGGCTGATCAAGTGGACGGAAAAGACGATATTGGCCCTATGGTGCAAAAAGGGTTTCTAAGTCTGTACACGTCAAAAACCTCCAAGCAAGCAAGTTTGCAAGAGATGGTAAGAGAAGAGATTGGGAGAGTAATCAAATCCTATGGTAATGAACCACTTAGCCTCACCCTCACAGGTCATAGCCTTGGAGCCGCGCTTGCAATCCTAAGTGCGTATGATATAACCACCACCTTTGAGAATCCACCAATGGTGACGGTTGTTTCCTTCGGTGGGCCCCGCGTGGGAAACAGAAGATTTAGGAGAATATTGGAACAGAATGGGATCAAGATACTGAGAATAGTGAACCCTGACGATGTTTTCACAAGAGTTCCAGGGTTTGCTGTGAGTAAAGACAATGACGTGGCGGACAATGAAGATGTCCACGTGGCAAGATTGTTAGGGTGGTTACATAGGCGTGTAGAGGACATGCAGTTGGTTTATGCTGATGTTGGACAAGAGCTAAGGTTGAGTAGTAAGGATTTACCATATTTAAAGCAAGGAGATGTTGCCACGTGTCATGATCTGAAGACATACCTGCACTTGGTAAAAAGTTTTGTAAGCTCCTCGTGCGGCCCTTGCACACAGAAAACAATCAACGACATGTGGCCAAAGGCTTGGCTGTAA
- the LOC107618358 gene encoding protein VASCULAR ASSOCIATED DEATH 1, chloroplastic isoform X1: MASTAVATSSVPAAVRTEPLPQTSDSSPSRTSAAAEVSLLSSSPAAEVIDRSDSSNSSPNLFADAENQTMDALKSEEYRQLFRLPPDEVLIEDFNCALQENILIQGHMYLFVNFICFYSNIFGFETKRIIAFPEVTSVRRAKTAGLFPNAIEILAGNRKYFFASFLSRDEAFKIINDGWLRQANGTRAVIEQESMSECSAQDSELIATENVKGSDILDNESPSADPSKVTTNIINDMGPPSNIIDSPVVMKVTDKQSSTKQVAEPVLNEDSPAASSCWKEEDIDAPTTPEEYTCVAEAEFPIKVEDFFRYFFSDDAVNFHESFHKRCGDKDFKCSSWRPQEKFGYARELSFQHPIKLYLGAKFGGCHELQKFRVYKSSHLVIETSQEVSDVPYADYFRVEGLWDIQRHKDDSCILRVYVTVAFSKKTIWRGKILQSTVEECREAYTTWISMAHDLLKQKNLEKQERGAVVALTQNGKINPDIELETVETSGASQEECNSTRMQATSSVADAIHKVDTQMQTRFIDTSSVPSLFKDYVRKLRLSLKSQNNLSLLIVAIFALIFFMQQFSILVLLSRPQHIHVNPPVDNINMMENGVTRTSDVAWLEKRIHHLKDEMYMVETRLERMRYEHALLKKQLNDLERK, encoded by the exons atgGCTTCCACTGCTGTTGCCACCTCCTCCGTCCCTGCCGCCGTGAGGACGGAACCGCTGCCGCAGACGTCTGATTCTTCTCCTTCCAGAACCTCCGCCGCCGCCGAGGTGTCGCTTTTATCGTCCTCACCCGCCGCCGAGGTCATTGATCGTAGCGATTCTTCCAATTCATCGCCGAACCTATTTGCTGACGCTGAAAATCAG ACTATGGACGCGTTGAAGAGTGAAGAGTATCGGCAGCTGTTTCGTCTTCCACCAGATGAA GTCCTTATTGAAGATTTTAATTGTGCCCTCCAGGAAAATATACTTATTCAG GGTCATATGTACCTTTTTGTCAACTTTATATGTTTCTACTCGAACATATTTGGGTTTGAGACAAAG AGAATAATTGCATTCCCAGAAGTCACAAGTGTACGTAGGGCAAAGACAGCTGGGCTCTTTCCCAATGCCATTGAGATTCTTGCTGGCAACAGGAAG TACTTTTTCGCATCTTTCCTATCCCGTGATGAAGCTTTTAAGATTATTAATGATGGATGGTTACGGCAGGCTAATGGTACCAGAGCAGTTATTGAACAG gAGTCTATGTCCGAGTGCAGCGCCCAAGACAGTGAACTTATAGCTACTGAAAATGTCAAAGGTTCTGATATATTAGACAATGAATCTCCTTCTGCAGACCC AAGCAAGGTTACTACTAATATTATCAACGACATGGGACCTCCATCAAATATTATAGATAGCCCTGTAGTGATGAAAGTTACAGATAAACAATCCAGTACAAAACAGGTAGCTGAACCTGTATTGAATGAAGATTCTCCAGCTGCGAGTTCATGCTGGAAAGAGGAGGACATTGATGCTCCAACAA CCCCAGAAGAATACACATGTGTTGCAGAAGCTGAGTTTCCG ATAAAGGTTGAAGACTTCTTTAGGTACTTTTTCTCAGATGATGCTGTAAACTTTCATGAGTCTTTCCATAAAAGATGTGGTGATAAAG ACTTCAAGTGTAGTTCGTGGCGTCCTCAAGAGAAATTTGGGTATGCTCGTGAACTATCTTTTCAACATCCAATAAAACTTTATCTTG GAGCAAAATTTGGTGGCTGCCATGAGCTTCAGAAATTTCGAGTGTATAAGAGCAG TCATCTGGTTATAGAGACATCACAAGAAGTCAGTGATGTACCTTATGCAGATTATTTTCGTGTTGAG GGACTGTGGGATATACAGAGACACAAGGATGACTCTTGCATTTTGAGAGTATATGTGACTGTAGCATTTTCTAAGAAAACTATTTGGAGAG GCAAAATATTACAATCAACCGTTGAAGAATGTCGAGAAGCTTATACTACTTGGATTAGCATG GCACATGACTTGTTGAAgcagaaaaacctagaaaagcaAG AAAGAGGTGCTGTTGTTGCTTTGACTCAAAATGGAAAAATCAATCCTGATATAGAGTTGGAGACTGTAGAAACTTCAGGAGCTTCACAGGAGGAATGTAACTCTACAAGGATGCAAGCTACATCTAGTGTAGCAGATGCTATTCACAAGGTTGACACCCAGATGCAAACAAGATTCATTGATACATCGTCTGTTCCTTCTTTGTTCAAAGATTATGTGAGAAAGTTAAGGTTGTCTTTGAAAAGTCAGAACAACCTCTCATTACTCATTGTTGCCATTTTTGCGCTGATTTTCTTCATGCAG CAGTTTAGCATACTTGTGCTATTGTCAAGACCTCAACACATACATGTTAACCCTCCCGTAGACAACATAAATATGATGGAAAATGGAGTTACTAGAACTTCAGACGTGGCATGGTTGGAGAAAAGAATTCATCACCTCAAAGATGAGATGTACATGGTTGAGACTAGGCTTGAAAGGATGCGGTATGAACATGCACTCTTAAAAAAGCAACTAAATGATCTTGAGCGTAAATAA
- the LOC107618358 gene encoding protein VASCULAR ASSOCIATED DEATH 1, chloroplastic isoform X2, with translation MASTAVATSSVPAAVRTEPLPQTSDSSPSRTSAAAEVSLLSSSPAAEVIDRSDSSNSSPNLFADAENQTMDALKSEEYRQLFRLPPDEVLIEDFNCALQENILIQGHMYLFVNFICFYSNIFGFETKRIIAFPEVTSVRRAKTAGLFPNAIEILAGNRKYFFASFLSRDEAFKIINDGWLRQANGTRAVIEQESMSECSAQDSELIATENVKGSDILDNESPSADPSKVTTNIINDMGPPSNIIDSPVVMKVTDKQSSTKQVAEPVLNEDSPAASSCWKEEDIDAPTTPEEYTCVAEAEFPIKVEDFFRYFFSDDAVNFHESFHKRCGDKDFKCSSWRPQEKFGYARELSFQHPIKLYLGAKFGGCHELQKFRVYKSSHLVIETSQEVSDVPYADYFRVEGLWDIQRHKDDSCILRVYVTVAFSKKTIWRGKILQSTVEECREAYTTWISMAHDLLKQKNLEKQERGAVVALTQNGKINPDIELETVETSGASQEECNSTRMQATSSVADAIHKVDTQMQTRFIDTSSVPSLFKDYVRKLRLSLKSQNNLSLLIVAIFALIFFMQFSILVLLSRPQHIHVNPPVDNINMMENGVTRTSDVAWLEKRIHHLKDEMYMVETRLERMRYEHALLKKQLNDLERK, from the exons atgGCTTCCACTGCTGTTGCCACCTCCTCCGTCCCTGCCGCCGTGAGGACGGAACCGCTGCCGCAGACGTCTGATTCTTCTCCTTCCAGAACCTCCGCCGCCGCCGAGGTGTCGCTTTTATCGTCCTCACCCGCCGCCGAGGTCATTGATCGTAGCGATTCTTCCAATTCATCGCCGAACCTATTTGCTGACGCTGAAAATCAG ACTATGGACGCGTTGAAGAGTGAAGAGTATCGGCAGCTGTTTCGTCTTCCACCAGATGAA GTCCTTATTGAAGATTTTAATTGTGCCCTCCAGGAAAATATACTTATTCAG GGTCATATGTACCTTTTTGTCAACTTTATATGTTTCTACTCGAACATATTTGGGTTTGAGACAAAG AGAATAATTGCATTCCCAGAAGTCACAAGTGTACGTAGGGCAAAGACAGCTGGGCTCTTTCCCAATGCCATTGAGATTCTTGCTGGCAACAGGAAG TACTTTTTCGCATCTTTCCTATCCCGTGATGAAGCTTTTAAGATTATTAATGATGGATGGTTACGGCAGGCTAATGGTACCAGAGCAGTTATTGAACAG gAGTCTATGTCCGAGTGCAGCGCCCAAGACAGTGAACTTATAGCTACTGAAAATGTCAAAGGTTCTGATATATTAGACAATGAATCTCCTTCTGCAGACCC AAGCAAGGTTACTACTAATATTATCAACGACATGGGACCTCCATCAAATATTATAGATAGCCCTGTAGTGATGAAAGTTACAGATAAACAATCCAGTACAAAACAGGTAGCTGAACCTGTATTGAATGAAGATTCTCCAGCTGCGAGTTCATGCTGGAAAGAGGAGGACATTGATGCTCCAACAA CCCCAGAAGAATACACATGTGTTGCAGAAGCTGAGTTTCCG ATAAAGGTTGAAGACTTCTTTAGGTACTTTTTCTCAGATGATGCTGTAAACTTTCATGAGTCTTTCCATAAAAGATGTGGTGATAAAG ACTTCAAGTGTAGTTCGTGGCGTCCTCAAGAGAAATTTGGGTATGCTCGTGAACTATCTTTTCAACATCCAATAAAACTTTATCTTG GAGCAAAATTTGGTGGCTGCCATGAGCTTCAGAAATTTCGAGTGTATAAGAGCAG TCATCTGGTTATAGAGACATCACAAGAAGTCAGTGATGTACCTTATGCAGATTATTTTCGTGTTGAG GGACTGTGGGATATACAGAGACACAAGGATGACTCTTGCATTTTGAGAGTATATGTGACTGTAGCATTTTCTAAGAAAACTATTTGGAGAG GCAAAATATTACAATCAACCGTTGAAGAATGTCGAGAAGCTTATACTACTTGGATTAGCATG GCACATGACTTGTTGAAgcagaaaaacctagaaaagcaAG AAAGAGGTGCTGTTGTTGCTTTGACTCAAAATGGAAAAATCAATCCTGATATAGAGTTGGAGACTGTAGAAACTTCAGGAGCTTCACAGGAGGAATGTAACTCTACAAGGATGCAAGCTACATCTAGTGTAGCAGATGCTATTCACAAGGTTGACACCCAGATGCAAACAAGATTCATTGATACATCGTCTGTTCCTTCTTTGTTCAAAGATTATGTGAGAAAGTTAAGGTTGTCTTTGAAAAGTCAGAACAACCTCTCATTACTCATTGTTGCCATTTTTGCGCTGATTTTCTTCATGCAG TTTAGCATACTTGTGCTATTGTCAAGACCTCAACACATACATGTTAACCCTCCCGTAGACAACATAAATATGATGGAAAATGGAGTTACTAGAACTTCAGACGTGGCATGGTTGGAGAAAAGAATTCATCACCTCAAAGATGAGATGTACATGGTTGAGACTAGGCTTGAAAGGATGCGGTATGAACATGCACTCTTAAAAAAGCAACTAAATGATCTTGAGCGTAAATAA
- the LOC107618358 gene encoding protein VASCULAR ASSOCIATED DEATH 1, chloroplastic isoform X3 produces MASTAVATSSVPAAVRTEPLPQTSDSSPSRTSAAAEVSLLSSSPAAEVIDRSDSSNSSPNLFADAENQTMDALKSEEYRQLFRLPPDEVLIEDFNCALQENILIQGHMYLFVNFICFYSNIFGFETKRIIAFPEVTSVRRAKTAGLFPNAIEILAGNRKESMSECSAQDSELIATENVKGSDILDNESPSADPSKVTTNIINDMGPPSNIIDSPVVMKVTDKQSSTKQVAEPVLNEDSPAASSCWKEEDIDAPTTPEEYTCVAEAEFPIKVEDFFRYFFSDDAVNFHESFHKRCGDKDFKCSSWRPQEKFGYARELSFQHPIKLYLGAKFGGCHELQKFRVYKSSHLVIETSQEVSDVPYADYFRVEGLWDIQRHKDDSCILRVYVTVAFSKKTIWRGKILQSTVEECREAYTTWISMAHDLLKQKNLEKQERGAVVALTQNGKINPDIELETVETSGASQEECNSTRMQATSSVADAIHKVDTQMQTRFIDTSSVPSLFKDYVRKLRLSLKSQNNLSLLIVAIFALIFFMQQFSILVLLSRPQHIHVNPPVDNINMMENGVTRTSDVAWLEKRIHHLKDEMYMVETRLERMRYEHALLKKQLNDLERK; encoded by the exons atgGCTTCCACTGCTGTTGCCACCTCCTCCGTCCCTGCCGCCGTGAGGACGGAACCGCTGCCGCAGACGTCTGATTCTTCTCCTTCCAGAACCTCCGCCGCCGCCGAGGTGTCGCTTTTATCGTCCTCACCCGCCGCCGAGGTCATTGATCGTAGCGATTCTTCCAATTCATCGCCGAACCTATTTGCTGACGCTGAAAATCAG ACTATGGACGCGTTGAAGAGTGAAGAGTATCGGCAGCTGTTTCGTCTTCCACCAGATGAA GTCCTTATTGAAGATTTTAATTGTGCCCTCCAGGAAAATATACTTATTCAG GGTCATATGTACCTTTTTGTCAACTTTATATGTTTCTACTCGAACATATTTGGGTTTGAGACAAAG AGAATAATTGCATTCCCAGAAGTCACAAGTGTACGTAGGGCAAAGACAGCTGGGCTCTTTCCCAATGCCATTGAGATTCTTGCTGGCAACAGGAAG gAGTCTATGTCCGAGTGCAGCGCCCAAGACAGTGAACTTATAGCTACTGAAAATGTCAAAGGTTCTGATATATTAGACAATGAATCTCCTTCTGCAGACCC AAGCAAGGTTACTACTAATATTATCAACGACATGGGACCTCCATCAAATATTATAGATAGCCCTGTAGTGATGAAAGTTACAGATAAACAATCCAGTACAAAACAGGTAGCTGAACCTGTATTGAATGAAGATTCTCCAGCTGCGAGTTCATGCTGGAAAGAGGAGGACATTGATGCTCCAACAA CCCCAGAAGAATACACATGTGTTGCAGAAGCTGAGTTTCCG ATAAAGGTTGAAGACTTCTTTAGGTACTTTTTCTCAGATGATGCTGTAAACTTTCATGAGTCTTTCCATAAAAGATGTGGTGATAAAG ACTTCAAGTGTAGTTCGTGGCGTCCTCAAGAGAAATTTGGGTATGCTCGTGAACTATCTTTTCAACATCCAATAAAACTTTATCTTG GAGCAAAATTTGGTGGCTGCCATGAGCTTCAGAAATTTCGAGTGTATAAGAGCAG TCATCTGGTTATAGAGACATCACAAGAAGTCAGTGATGTACCTTATGCAGATTATTTTCGTGTTGAG GGACTGTGGGATATACAGAGACACAAGGATGACTCTTGCATTTTGAGAGTATATGTGACTGTAGCATTTTCTAAGAAAACTATTTGGAGAG GCAAAATATTACAATCAACCGTTGAAGAATGTCGAGAAGCTTATACTACTTGGATTAGCATG GCACATGACTTGTTGAAgcagaaaaacctagaaaagcaAG AAAGAGGTGCTGTTGTTGCTTTGACTCAAAATGGAAAAATCAATCCTGATATAGAGTTGGAGACTGTAGAAACTTCAGGAGCTTCACAGGAGGAATGTAACTCTACAAGGATGCAAGCTACATCTAGTGTAGCAGATGCTATTCACAAGGTTGACACCCAGATGCAAACAAGATTCATTGATACATCGTCTGTTCCTTCTTTGTTCAAAGATTATGTGAGAAAGTTAAGGTTGTCTTTGAAAAGTCAGAACAACCTCTCATTACTCATTGTTGCCATTTTTGCGCTGATTTTCTTCATGCAG CAGTTTAGCATACTTGTGCTATTGTCAAGACCTCAACACATACATGTTAACCCTCCCGTAGACAACATAAATATGATGGAAAATGGAGTTACTAGAACTTCAGACGTGGCATGGTTGGAGAAAAGAATTCATCACCTCAAAGATGAGATGTACATGGTTGAGACTAGGCTTGAAAGGATGCGGTATGAACATGCACTCTTAAAAAAGCAACTAAATGATCTTGAGCGTAAATAA